The Streptomyces sp. NL15-2K genome contains a region encoding:
- a CDS encoding GNAT family N-acetyltransferase translates to MDHAAVLALFDRDLREGAQPDGPDARIERVGKVIRQVAPAQGWNGVVWSDLDEAGADAAIADQIAHYTGLGHEFEWKLYGHDQPVDLGQRLRGAGFTPAPEETLMIGEVADLILEAEPPEGIRVLPITDRAGVDLVADVHEKAFGSDSSRLRHQLLARLTDDPDTVVAVVALAGDTPVSAARMELVPGTRFAGLWGGGTVEDWRGRGIYRALVAHRARAAVERGYRYLQVDASTQSRPILERLGFHALTTTTPYVYVPRS, encoded by the coding sequence ATGGATCACGCGGCGGTACTCGCACTCTTCGACCGGGACCTGCGCGAAGGCGCCCAGCCCGACGGCCCCGACGCCCGGATCGAGCGGGTGGGGAAGGTGATCCGTCAGGTGGCCCCGGCGCAGGGCTGGAACGGCGTCGTCTGGTCCGACCTGGACGAGGCGGGCGCCGACGCCGCGATCGCCGACCAGATCGCCCACTACACCGGACTCGGCCACGAGTTCGAGTGGAAGCTCTACGGGCACGACCAGCCGGTGGACCTCGGACAGCGCCTGAGGGGCGCCGGGTTCACGCCCGCCCCCGAGGAGACGCTGATGATCGGCGAGGTCGCCGATCTGATCCTGGAGGCCGAGCCGCCCGAGGGCATCCGCGTCCTGCCCATCACCGACCGGGCGGGCGTCGACCTCGTGGCGGACGTGCACGAGAAGGCGTTCGGCAGCGACTCCTCCCGGCTGCGCCACCAACTGCTCGCCCGGCTGACGGACGACCCGGACACCGTCGTCGCCGTCGTCGCCCTCGCCGGCGACACGCCGGTCAGCGCCGCCCGCATGGAACTCGTGCCCGGCACCCGCTTCGCCGGCCTGTGGGGCGGCGGCACCGTCGAGGACTGGCGCGGCCGGGGCATCTACCGCGCGCTCGTCGCCCACAGGGCCCGCGCCGCCGTGGAGCGCGGCTACCGCTATCTCCAGGTCGACGCCTCCACTCAGAGCCGCCCCATCCTGGAACGGCTCGGCTTCCACGCGCTGACCACGACCACGCCGTACGTGTACGTGCCCCGCTCGTGA